TGAGGTAATTGAGGTTCAGGTTTTTCAGCAATGCCGGTGGGATGCGCTCGCGCTCGTTGGCAGCGAAGAACGGACATTTGTAAAACGCGCTCAACGAATGTCCGAGGTCGGCACGAGCGATTTTGTAGGTTTCCAGCAGAATGGTTTCGAGCGGACGCTGCGTGTTGCGTGCGGCGGCGATAGCGGTATCCAATTCGGCCTGCGCGATCAGACCGGCGGACAGGAGGCCATCGAAGCGAGACGGTTTCCTCTGCGCCAGTTGATACTGCCGTTGCAAGGCAATGCCGAGGGTGGCGGCAATCTCCTGGACTTTCTCTTCGTCGTCGCGGGTGAAGCGTTCGGCGGATTTCTTGTTGATAATTTGGATGACCCCGGTCAAGACTTGGCCGGAGACGCGCACCGGCACGGTGAGCACTTGCTTGGTGCGCATGCCGCTGCGCTGGTCCCACGAGCTATCGAAGGCAAGCGTCGGGCCGATCGCCGCGAGTTCCGCTTTGTCGTAGGCATTGGCGATGTTGACGGTCAGACAATTGCGCGCCACGAAGCCGACCAAGCTCTGGTCGTCGAGCGGGACGCGGACCTCGCGCACAGTATCGAGGTCGGAGAAGCGCGAATACACTTCCTTCCGCTCGTAATCGACCGCGTAGAGCGCCAGCCGTTCGGCGTCGAACAGACCGAGAATCTCGTCGTGCAGCTCAATGAAGAGCTGGTCCAGATCCTTGGCCGCGTGGATACGGTTGATGACACGCCGCACACGCTCGCCGTAGGCGACTTGCGCCTGGAGCGATTCGAGGCGAGTTTTGGGGCGGGTTTCTTTCAACATCGTCAGTCCTCCTCTTACGGGGGAAAGATACGACCCTGTCGCGGTATTGCCTGATTGGCGAGAGCTTGTCAACAGTTTTGTCGAGAACGGGACGCGCCTTGTGACGGTCGGCATCGATATGGTACAGAATCTGGTCATGAATCTGGCGCAACATTTTTGGCGACATTTGCGGACTCGGGGCGACCGGGTCATCCTCGAACGGCTCGAAACCAACGGCGACATCGCGTGGCGACACACCCGCAGTGGATTGCAGGAGGAAGCATCCCGCTGGATGGCGGCACTGCACGCGGCCGGCATCGGTCCCGGCGACCGCGTAGCCTTGTCTTTGGGGAAAGCATCCGGACTGGTGACGGCGCATCTCGCGGTGCTGGGGGTCGGTGCAGGAGTGGTCCCGCTGAACCCGGCGCTGACTGCCCGCGAAACCGAGGCCGTGCTGGAAAAGGCCGAGGTGCGGTTGGCGATCACTCACGCCGACACGGTGACACGCTCTCCGCACATCGTCTCTGCCGTGCGCGGCCCGTGGTGGATCGTGGGCCAAGACCAATCGTTGCCAGCCGGCACGGTCGCCATGCACGAAGTCCTGGCCGCTCACCAGCCTGGACCGGAGCCGGTCGAGCGCCGCGACGACGATCTCGCACTGTTGCTGTTTACCAGCGGCACAACTGGAGTACCCAAAGGTGTGGGGCTGACGCACGAGAACTTGCGCTCCAACCTCCAAGCGCTGCTGGTCGATACCTGGGCGATGACCGAGCAGGATCGGCTGCTCCATGCCCTGCCGCCGCATCATTTGCACGGCCTGGGGCTAGGGCTCTATGGCTCGCTCTATGTCGGGAACTCGGTCGTGCTGTTGGAGCGCTTCGCCCCTGCGGTAGTGCTGCGGGCGTTCGGTCCCCAGCAGGTGTCGGTATTTATGGGCGTGCCGACCATGTATCACCGCATGACGGATGTGGACGGCTCTTTCGACCTCTCGTCCATACGTTTGCTCACCTGCGGCTCGGCACCACTCTCGCCGGAAACGTTGCGTCGCTTCCAGGAACGCTTCGGGTGTACGCTGGTGGAACGCTACGGCTTAACGGAGACCGCCATCAACACCTCCAACCCACTGCCGTCGCGTGGCCAACAGAAGCCTGGCAGTGTCGGGCTCCCGCTGCCGGGGGTAGAGGTCGGTATTTTCGATCCACAAACCCAGCAGCGGCTACAGCACGGAGAAACCGGCGAGATTTGGGTGCGCGGGCCGAACGTGTTCGGCGGGTATTGGCGCAACCCCGAAGCCACGGCTGCGGCCTTCTCCGGCAAGTGGTTTCGCACCGGCGATCTCGGCGCGTTTTCCGCCGATGGCTATATCTCCATTCTTGGGCGTATGAAAGAACTCATCATCGTCGGTGGCACCAATGTGACTCCAGGCGAGGTGGAAGCCGTGTTGGAAACCGAAGAGGGGGTCGCCGAGTGTGCGGTGGTGGGCCTACCTGACCCGGACCTGGGCGAACGGATCGCGGCGTTCATCGTGGCGCGCGACGGGGAAGCGACGGAGGCGCTGGAGCAACGGTTGCGCACCAAAGCGGAGAAAGATCTGGCGCCGTACAAGCGCCCACGGGTCTATCGCTTTCTCGACGCTGTCCCGCGTAACGCCATGGGCAAGGTGGAACGCAATAAACTGCGTGAGCTGTAATGCCGGGGGAGAGGCGACCACGCTCGATAAAAGAAGAGCAAGAGCTGCCAATTCGTAAGATTCGTGTCGCGCAGCACTTCCGTCCTTGCAATATGGAAGCGTGACTTCCGAATTGCAAGGATGATTCTTCGTACCATGGCTCCTCAGGTCGGTGCGGCACTGGCAGCGTTTCGGAAGCGTTTCCGGTAGTTGCGCTGCTTGGGGCAGTGCTCACAGCGTAGCGTAGGGGCAAAGCATTTGGCAACCGAACAAACACCGGCAGGCAGCATCATCGCAAATGCTTCGCCTCTACAGGACCCGTGCCAATCTCATGTGTTTCGATTTCGGAGCCCTGATAGGTGTTAACCGACTAGCCAGGATGTACCCGTAGAAGATCCTAGGGAGCCAGGCGGCCAGAACAAGGTTGACTAGAGCGGTAAACTACGCTATCTTGCGGGCCATGAAGAACCCGCAAAAGGCCTCCGCAGACCTGAGTCCTTACCCGGCGGCACCACAGCTCGGAGCCTTCCTCCGTGCGGAGCGTGAGTCTCGCGGGTGGACCTTGGAACAGCTCGCGAAGCGGCTCCAAGTGACGAAGGGCTACATCTCGCGCCTCGAAGTAGGAAAGGCGAAACCGGCAGCCAAACTGATCGAACTGCTGGCAAAGACCTGGCAGATCGATCCGAACCCGCTCTTGATCCTCGCCGGCCATATTCCTGCCGACCTCAGAGAGATTCTCCGGAGCCACCCGGTGGAGGCGCCCAGCGTGTTGCGCGAGTCCTTCGGGGACGGAACTTACGACAAGTTGCCGCCGGACGCACCACCGCTGAGAGTGCGCGAGGAACGATCTTCTTACGCTGCGCTCACGCCGGGATACGAGTTGGTCGAGGGTGACTGCTCTTCTTGGATGACCCAACGGCAGCCGAATACGGTT
The DNA window shown above is from Deltaproteobacteria bacterium and carries:
- a CDS encoding AMP-binding protein → MTVGIDMVQNLVMNLAQHFWRHLRTRGDRVILERLETNGDIAWRHTRSGLQEEASRWMAALHAAGIGPGDRVALSLGKASGLVTAHLAVLGVGAGVVPLNPALTARETEAVLEKAEVRLAITHADTVTRSPHIVSAVRGPWWIVGQDQSLPAGTVAMHEVLAAHQPGPEPVERRDDDLALLLFTSGTTGVPKGVGLTHENLRSNLQALLVDTWAMTEQDRLLHALPPHHLHGLGLGLYGSLYVGNSVVLLERFAPAVVLRAFGPQQVSVFMGVPTMYHRMTDVDGSFDLSSIRLLTCGSAPLSPETLRRFQERFGCTLVERYGLTETAINTSNPLPSRGQQKPGSVGLPLPGVEVGIFDPQTQQRLQHGETGEIWVRGPNVFGGYWRNPEATAAAFSGKWFRTGDLGAFSADGYISILGRMKELIIVGGTNVTPGEVEAVLETEEGVAECAVVGLPDPDLGERIAAFIVARDGEATEALEQRLRTKAEKDLAPYKRPRVYRFLDAVPRNAMGKVERNKLREL